From Jiangella mangrovi:
CCTGTCCCCTCGTCGACCGGGTCATCGTGGTCACCGACGACGCCGAGGCGGCCGACGAGGCGCGCTCGCTGGGCGCCGACGTCGTGGCCGACGCGCCGGACGCCGGGCTGAACGCCGCACTGCGGCACGGCGCGGCCGAGGCGCGCTCCAGTGCCGTGGACGGCGCCGAGGTGGCGGTGGCGTCGCTGTCGGCCGACCTCGCGGCGCTGCGGCCGGCCGAGCTCTCGCGCGTGCTCGAGGCGGCGGCCGAGCACCCGCTGTCGTTCGTCGCCGACGCCGCCGGCATCGGGACCACCATCTACGCCGCCGGCCCGGGCGCGCCGTTCAAGCCGGAGTTCGGCGGGCGGTCACGGGCGGCGCACCGGCTGACCGGCGCCGTCGAGCTGGAACTGGACGGCATCCCGTCGGTCCGCCGCGACGTCGACACCGCCGTCGACCTCTGGGACGCCCGCCGCCTGGGCGTCGGCCCGCGCACGACCGCGCTGCTCGAGGAGCTCGACGTCGCGCTCTGACGCGGCGTTGCCCGACCAGCGACGAGCCGGGCGGCGTGCTCGCGACAGCCGCCCGGCTCGTCGGGTGTCCGGACTCAGCCCTGCGTCGAGGGCGGCGTGGTGGTGCCCGGCGCCGACGTGGTCGGCTCGACCGGCGTGGCCGCGGCGCGCTTAGCCGGCGTGGCGGTCGTCTTCTTCGCCGCAGTCGCGTTGGCGCCGGCCGCCGGGGCGGCGGTCTTCGCCGCGGTGGCCGTCGTCTTCTTGGCGGCGGTCGCCGACGGCGCCGCCTTCTTCGCCGCCGTGGTCGTCTTCCGGGCCGCGGTGGACGTCGTCTTCTTGGCGGCCGTCGTCGCGGACGAGGTCGTCTTCGCAGCGCTCGACGCGGACGCGGTCGCCTTCTTGGCGGCCGTCGACGCGGGCGCGGTCGCCTTCTTCGCAGCGCTCGACGCGGACGAGGCCGTCTTCTTGGCGGCCGTGGTCGACGCGGGCGCAGTCGCCTTCTTGGCGGCCGTCGATGCGGACGGGGTCGCCTTCTTCGCAGCGCTCGACGCGGACGAGGCAGTCTTCTTCGCCGCGGTCGTCGCGGACGAGGTCGCCTTCTTGGCGGCCGTGGTCGACGACGGCGTCGTCTTGCGCGCGGTCGTGGTCTTCTTGGCCGCCGTGGCGGCGGTCTTGCGGGCCGGGCTCGCCGCGGTCTTGCGCGCCGCGCCGGCAGCCGCCGCGGTCTTGCGCGCGGCCGGGGCGGCCTTCTTCGCCGCGGACGAAGCGGACGAGGCGGCGGCGCCGGTCGCCTTCTTGGCGGCGGTCGCGGACGACGCCGTCTTCTTCGCCGTCGTGGTGGCGGTCTTGCGGGCCGGGCCGGCCGCCTTCTTCGGCGCCGCGGGCCGCTTGGCGGGCACCTTGCGCGCCGTCGACGCCGCCTTCTTCGCGGCGCCACCGGCACCGCCGGCCGCAGCGGACGCCGTCGTCGACTCGGACTCGCCGCGGACCGCGCCGGCCGCCTTCTTGGCCGCCGCCGAGACCGAGCGGGTCGCCGTCTCGGCCACCGCCGCGGCCTTCGCCGGCACCAGCGACACCGACTCCATGACGCGGGTGCTCGCCTTCTTGACGCCGGCGACGACGTCGTTCAGCTCGTCGGCCGGGCTGAACGTCGGGATGGTGCGCTTCTTCGCCTTCTTCTTGCCCTTGGTCTTGTCCTCGGTCTTGTCACGGCCGAAGACGCCGAGGCCCTTCACCACGACCGTCTCGCCCTTGGCCAGCGAGCGCTGGATGCCTTCGACGACGGAGTCGAGAGCGTGCTGCGCCACCTCGCGATTGCCGTCGAACCCGTCGGCAATGCGGTCGATCAGTTTCTTCTTCCCCACCGTTGCTCCTCAGCCGTCTCGCCCGGCGGGCGAGTTCTCGTCACCCACCATAGACGTCAGACGGCGAGGAGGACGGTAAGTGGACCCGAGGACAACGCCGGATGAACGGCGCAGGTCCGGGCGAACTCGATCAGACCAGAGTGCGCGGCTTGTGCGACGGACGGGCCGCCTCGAAGTCGTCGATCGCGTCGGTGTGACGCATCGTCAGGCCGATGTCGTCGAGGCCCTCCATGAGCCGCCACCGCGTGTAGTCGTCGACCTGCAAGGGCGCGACGATGTCGCCGCACGTCACGACACGCTGCTCGAGGTCGACCGTCACCTCGGTGCCGGGAGCGTTCTCGAGCGCCTTCCAGATGAGCTCGATGTCGTCCTGGCTCAGCTGGCCGGTGAGCAGACCCTGCTTGCCCGAGTTGCCCCGGAAGATGTCGGCGAACCGCGACGACAGCACGGCCTTGAAGCCGTAGTCCTTGAGCGCCCAGACGGCGTGCTCGCGCGACGAGCCGGTGCCGAAGTCGGGCCCGGCGACGAGCACCGAACCGGACGCGAACGCCGGGTTGTTGAGCACGAACGTCTCGTCGCCGCGCCAGGCCGCGAACAGCCCGTCCTCGAAGCCGGTGCGCGTGACCCGCTTGAGGTACACCGCCGGGATGATCTGGTCGGTGTCGACGTTGCTGCGCCGCAGCGGGACACCGACGCCGGTGTGCCGGATGAACTTCTCCATGAGTGTGCGTCTCTCCTTGAGGCGGCGCTCAGCCGACGGGCTCGAGGTCGGCGGGCGACGACAGCGTGCCGCGCACGCTCGTGGCGGCCGCGACGAGCGGGCTGACCAGGTGGGTGCGGCCGCCCTTGCCCTGGCGACCCTCGAAGTTGCGGTTCGACGTGGACGCGCTGCGCTCGCCCGGGGCCAGCTGGTCGGGGTTCATGCCCAGACACATCGAACAGCCCGCGTGCCGCCACTCGGCGCCGAACTCGGTGAAGACCTGGTCGAGGCCCTCCTGCTCGGCCTGCAGCCGGACCTTGGCCGACCCGGGCACGACGAGGACGCGGACGGTGTCGGCCTTCTTGCGGCCCTTGACGACGGCGGCAGCCGCCCGGAGGTCCTCGATGCGACCGTTGGTGCACGACCCGATGAAGACGGTGTCGACGGCGATGTCGCGCAGCGGCGTGCCGGCTTCGAGCGCCATGTACTCCAGCGCGCGGCGGGCGGCCGCCTTCTCGGACTCGTCGGCGAAGCTGTCGGGGTCGGGCACCGACGCGGACAGCGGCAGCCCCTGGCCGGGGTTGGTGCCCCACGTGACGAACGGCTCGAGCGCGTCGGCGTCGATGCTCACCTCGACGTCGAACTCGGCGTCGTCGTCGGTGTAGAGCGTGCGCCAGTACTCCAGCGCGGCGTCCCACTCCTTGCCCTGCGGCGCGCTCGGGCGGCCGTCGATGTAGGCGAAGGTGGTCTCGTCGGGCGCGATCATGCCCGCCCGGGCACCCGCCTCGATGGACATGTTGCAGATCGTCATCCGCGCTTCCATGGACAGCGCGCGGATGGCCTCGCCGCGGTACTCGAGGACGTAGCCCTGACCGCCGCCGGTGCCGATCTTGGCGATGACCGCGAGGATGATGTCCTTCGCGGTCACGCCCGGCTTCAGCGAACCTTCGACATTGATCGCCATCGTCTTGAACGGCCGCAGCGGCAGCGTCTGGGTCGCGAGCACGTGCTCGACCTCAGAGGTGCCGATGCCGAACGCCAGCGCGCCGAACGCCCCGTGCGTCGACGTGTGCGAGTCGCCACAGACCACCGTCAGCCCCGGCTGCGTCAGGCCCAGCTGCGGGCCGACGACGTGCACGATGCCCTGCTCGACGTCACCCAGCGAGTGGATGCGCACGCCGAACTCCTCGCAGTTGCGACGCAGCGTCTCGATCTGCGTGCGGCTGGTGAGGTCGGCGATCGGCTTGTCGATGTCGAGCGTCGGGGTGTTGTGGTCCTCGGTGGCCAGCGTGAGATCCGGGCGTCGCACCGGGCGGCCGGCCAGCCGCAGGCCGTCGAAGGCTTGCGGACTGGTCACTTCGTGGACAAGATGAAGATCGATGTAGAGGAGGTCCGGCTCACCCTCGGCTCGACGCACGACATGCGCGTCCCACACCTTCTCCGCCAGGGTCTGGCCCATCACCTGCTCCGTTTCGTCGTCGCGCCATCTGCGTGGATACACACCACTTGCGGTCTCGTATGTTGAGATGGCAATATCGAGTCATGGACAACTCTAGCGGAGTCGGCGTTCTAGACAAGGCGGCATTGGTCCTGTCCGCCCTCGAGGCAGGCCCGGCCACCCTCGCCAACCTCGTGGCCTCGACGGGTCTGGCCCGTCCGACGGCCCACCGGCTCGCCGTCGCGCTGGAGCACCACCGGCTCGTCTCCCGCGACCTGCACGGTCGTTTCGTCCTCGGTCCACGGCTCGGTGAACTGGCCACGGCGGCCGGCGAGGACCGGCTGCTGGCCGCCGCCGGACCCGTCCTGGCCCGCCTGCGCGAGGCCACCCAGGAGAGCACGCAGCTCTTCCGCCGCCAGGGCGACCAGCGCATCTGCGTCGCCGCCGCCGAGCGGCCCAGCGGCCTGCGCGACACCATCCCCGTCGGCGCCACCGTCACCATGCTCGCCGGCTCCGCCGCCCAGGTCCTGCTGGCGTGGGAGGAGCCCGAGCGCATGCACCGCGGCCTGCAGGGCGCGCGCTTCACGGCGACCATGCTGGCCGCCGTCCGCCGCCGCGGCTGGGCCCAGAGCGTCGGCGAGCGCGAGCCCGGCGTCGCCTCGGTGTCCGCGCCGATCCGCTCGTCGTCCGGTCGCGTGGTCGCCGCCGTGTCGGTCTCCGGGCCGATCGAGCGGCTGACGCGACAGCCCGGGCGCGTGCACGCTCCCGCCGTCCTCGCCGCCGCCGAACACCTCACCGGCGTCCTGCGCAGCGCCGAGGACGGCTGACCCCGTCACCCTCTCGTTGATCTTGGAGTAACGGCAGAGTCACCGCCCGGAATGTCCGATCGATTCCGCGCTTTCTCCAAGATCAACGACGAAAGGGTGACGACGGCGGCAGCGGCGACCAGGGCCGCACTCACCCAGAGCGGCGAGCGGTACCCGGCTCCGGCGGCGATCGCCGCTCCGGCGAGCCAGGGCCCGGCGGCGGCGCCCATGTTCATCGCGGCGGTCGCGTAGGCGCCGGCCAGCCGCGGCGCCCGGTCGCCCGCGGCCGCGAGGGAGCGGGCGATCAACGCCGACCCGACGGCGAACGAGAGCGTCCCCTGCACCCCTGCCCCGGCGACGACGACGGCGGCGACGTGCGCCAGCAGGGCGAGCAGCACCCAGCCGGCCAGGAGCGCCGTCGTCAGCAGGCCCAGCGTGCGGCGCAGGCCCGGCCGGTCGGCGAGCCGCCCGCCCGCCGTCACGCCGGCGAAGGCGCCCAGCCCGAACAGCGCGAGCACCGGCGGCACCCATCCCTTCCCCAGCCCCGCGACGTCGGTGACCACGGGCGCGAGGTAGGTGAACGCCCCGAACGTCGCGCCGTTGACCAGTGCGCCGAGCAGCAGCACGAGCCGCAGCCGGGGCCGGCGCAGCACCGCGAGCTCGGCGCGAGCCGACGCCGTCGGCTCCGTGGATCGGTGGTCGGCGGTCGCCCGCGGGACGGCGCGCACGATGGCGAGCAGCGCCGGGACGCAGGCGAGCGCGACCGCCCAGAACGGCGCCCGCCAGCCCCACGACTGGCCGAGCAGCGCGCCGCCCGGAACGCCGGCGATGCAGGCGACGGTCACCCCGCCGAGCAGCACCGACGTCGCCCGGCCGGTAGCGCGCGGGCCGGCGATCGCCGCAGTCGTCGACAGAGCGACGGCGAGGAAGCCGGCGTTCGCGAGCGCCGCGACGATCCGGGTGCCGACGAGGACGGCGTAGCTGCCGGTGGTGGCCGCGACGACGTGGGCGAGCAGGAACGCCGTCAGGAACGCCAGGAGGGCGGCGCGCGGCGACCATCGGCGGCTCAGCAGCGCCATCGCGGGCGCGCCGACGACCATGCCGACGGCGTAGGCAGAGGTCAGCGACCCGGCGGCCGGGACCGACACGGACAACCCGGCGGCGATCTGCGGCACCAGGCCGGCGAGCATGAACTCGGAGGTGCCCTGGGCGAACACGGCCAGGGCGAGCAGGTAGACGACAGCAGGCATGAAGGACTCCACGAACCCGAGGGGACGGCGACGGACGCGTCGGGCCGGGCCGGTGGAGTCAGCGAGGTGCTCGGGCGTGCCTCAACGAGGGCAGCGTCGAGCGAGCCACCGGTCGGCCGGTGGCTCGGATCTGGACGCCTCGGGGCTGCGCACGGGCCGAGCGTACGGTGCCGCCCGGCCCGCGCGCGACGGATTTGTTCACCGTCAGCCTCGTCCGCAGGCACGGCACGCGCGCCGGGTGCGCAGGTGGTAGCCGAGCGTCGCCGCGCCGAGCAGCACGGACCACGGCGCCAGCACCATGAGCGGGTTGGCGGCCCACTCGGCCGGGTCGGACCAGTCGGTCAGGCGCAGGATCACCGAACCTCCCGAGGCCAGCGCCAGCGTCACCGTCGTCGCGAAGACCAGCGGGAACGCGCGCGGCACCGACTTGCCGGCGAGGCCGAGCACCCAGCGCGGCCAGATGACGCCCCACCGCTGCGTGAGACCGAGCGTGAGCACGCCGCCCGCCGCGGCGAACGACGCCAGATAGGCGCCGGCCCAGACCATCCCGCTGCGGTGCAGCTCGTCGAGGAACTCCTGGCTGATGGTCAGGGGGATGCCGAGCGCCCACGCCCACCGGACCACCGCGTAGGCGAACGGCATGAGGAAGGCGGCGTAGGCGGCCCAGCGGCCCCAGCGCGCGGCGCCCGCCCGCGAGGTCCAGCCGTACGAATGAGCATCCCGGCGCCCGCAATGGACGCAGGCCGACGCCGTCCGCCGCTGGAACGCCAGCGCCGTCGCCGCCCACAGCAGCCCGCCGAACACACAGATCCACTGGTTGACGTTCGGCCAGGGAAGGACCGTCTCGACGAACTCGCCGTAGGCCATGGGCGGCCATCCGAACGGGATGCCGACCAGCGCGAGCGGCGTGTACGCGACGGTGGTGAGCACGCGCTGGTCGGGCACGAGCACCACGAGCAGGAACGCGCTCGCCCAGCCCCAGCCGGCCAGGGCAACTCGGGCAACCCTGGCGGGCAGCCGAGCGGGCAACCGGGCACGTCCCGCGGGCAATCGGGCCATCGTGAGGGCAATCACCGCGCCGGCGAACCCCAGGCCGGCGATCCACGGTCCGACGCCTGCCGCGGTCGTCGCGCCGAGGATCGACTCCTCGCGAGCGTCCGGCAGGTCGCCCGGGCCGAACGGGTACCCGTCGACGCCCAGGGCCCAGAGCAGGCCGAGCAGGCCATACCCGGCCGACCAGACGGCGGCGGCGTACGGGGTCCAGGCCGGCCAGGCGCGGATCGCCCGGCGCACCGGACTCGGCCGGGGTGGTGCGGTGGTGGTGATGGTCGCGGTCGTCATGGTCCTCGCCTTCCGTCGGGGAGCTGGCTCCAGCGTTCCGGGGCGGCGGCGCCCGGCCGAGATGCCGATCGGCCGGTTCACGCGTGCCGTGACGGGCGCGGATGTGCCGATCGGCACGGGTGCGCCGGCGGCCGGCTCCCTAGACTCGACGGCATGCCGGACCGGTCGTGGCGCCTCGTGGTCACGGGCGCCGTCGTGGCCGGTGCCGTGATCGTGGGCGCGACGCGGCCGTGGACGGTGCCGCTGGGGTGCGCCCTGGTGGTCGCGGTCGTCGTGCCGCTCTGGTGGCCGCGGTCGCGAGCCTGGCTGGCGTGGGGCGCCGCGGGCGCCGGTGTCGTCTCGCTGGCCGCGACGGCCGCCCATGTGGCCGGGCCGTGGCCGGGCTCGCCGCCCTTTGGGATGGTCGAACTGCTCGCGTTGTCGGGGCTGGTCGGCGCGTGTGCGCGGTGGGCGCCGGGCCGGTCGGCGGTGCCGGCCGCCGTGCTGGCGGGACTGGGCGGCGCGACCAGTCTGCTGCGGGCGACCGACGCAGGCGCGCCCGACGACCTGACGGCGCTCGAGGCGGTCTACGCGGTGTCGTTCTGGGCGCTGGCGCCGATCGTCGCGGCGGGCGCCGGGCTGTTCCTGCGCTACCAGCACGACCGCCGGGCCCGCGCCGTCGCCGCCGCTCGCCGGGCGCAGCGGCTCGAGCTCGCCCGCGACCTGCACGACTACGTCGCCCACGACGTTAGCGAGATGATCGCCCAGGCTCAGGCCGCGGGCACGATCGCGCCCGCAGGCACCCCCGCGGGCGACGCGCTGCGCCGCATCGAGGCGGCCGGCCTGCGCGCCATGGCCTCGATGGACCGGACGGTGCGCGTGTTGAGCACCGACGACGAGATTGGTTCTGGCAGCGGCTCGGGTGGCTCCGGCGGCTCGGGTGGCGGCTCCGGGAGCGGGGTCGTGCGCCCGCAGCCCGGGCTCGCCGACCTGCCCGCGCTGGTCGAGCGGTTCGCCGCCTCCGGGCCCGCCCAGGTGCGACTGGACTCCGACGACGACCTGATGGCGCTGGTCCCCCGCGAGGTCGGCGGCACGGCGCACCGGGTGATCGTCGAGGCGCTCACCAACGTCCGGCGGCACGCCCCTGGCGCCGCCGTCGAGGTGCGGTTGCGGCGGTGCGGCGACGAACTCGAGGTCTCGGTGCTCGACGACGGCGGCAGCGCGGATCCCGTGGCGGTGGGCTCGGGGCCGGGCCTGGGCCGGTCGGGCGGGCTCGGGCTGCCCGGCCTGGCCGAGCGGGTGGGCGCGCTGGGCGGGAGTCTGCGCGCGGGTCCCGACGGCGCGGGCTGGCGGCTGGTGGCGCGGTTGCCCCTGACCGGACCGGCGGGCACCGGAGGCGCATCGTGAGCACCCGCGTTCTCATCGCCGACGACCAGGAGGCGATCCGCAGCGCGTTCCGGATGGTCGTCGACGCGCAGCCGGACATGCACGTGGTCGCCGAGGCGGCCGACGGCGACCAGGCGCTGCGGCTCGCCCGCGAGCTCCGGCCGGACGTCGTGCTGGCCGACATCCGGATGCCCGGGATCGACGGGCTGGAGCTGACCCGGCGGCTGGCCGGCCCGGGAGTCCCCGATCCGCTGCGGGTCGTCGTCGTGACGACCTTCGACCTCGACACCTACGTGCACGCGGCGCTGGCGGGCGGCGCGTGCGGGTTCCTGCTCAAGCGGTCCGGGCCGACGCTGCTGGTCGAGGCGGTCCGTGCCGCGGTGGCCGGCGACACCCTGATCAGCCCGCAGGTGACGGTGCGGCTGCTGCGCCACCTGCGCCGCCCCACGCCCAGCGCCGTCGCCGACGACGTGCTCACCGACCGCGAACGCGAGGTCGCCCGGCTGGTGGCGCGCGGCCTCAGCAACGCCGAGATCGCCGCCGAGCTGTTCATCAGCGCCGGCACCGCCAAGAACCACCTGGCGAACATCCAGCAGAAACTCGGCGTCCGCAACCGCGTCGCCGTCGCCGGATGGGCCTGGGCGAGCGGGCTCGTCACCGCCGACGGCGACACCTGACACCGCCCGCCGACGCGCGCACCTCGATGCGGTTCGTCGGTCACCCTCGTTGGTGACCCTCGTCGGCACGACTCGAACGGCTCGGGGCGTGCAGTGCCGGCGGCCACCGCCGCACAACACGAGAACACGACCCGCCGGCTCCTCGGCCCGGGGAGCCGCGCAATGCGCGCGCGGCCGGCCAGGCCGTCGTCCTCGCCTCGGCGAGGGCGCCGGACAGCGTCCTCGGTCACCCTCGTCGGCGTTACTCGAAGGGTTCGGGGGCGAGCACCTCGGGCGGGCGGCCGCCGCGCAGGACGAGGACGCGCCCGGACAGGTCGTCGTCCTCGGCGAGGTCGACGACGGCGGCCGAGACGTGTTCGGGCGGGATGAGCGGTGGGGCCTTGGCACGCGCCTCGGGCGGCATGGCGGCCAGTTCGGCGTGGGCGCGCTCGAGACCGATCCAGCCCGGCACGACGCAGTTGACCCGGACCGCGTGGGTCTCGCGCAGCCCGGCGACCGCGGCGGTGAAGCGGATCAGCCCGGCCTTCGCGGCCCCGTACTCCGGGGACCGGTAGGGCGACAGCTCGTGTCCCGCGCTCGACGCCACGTTGACCACCGCGCCACCGCCGGCCGCGCGCATCGGCCCCAGCATCGCCTGGGTGAGCAGCATGGGCGCGCGCAGGTTGAGGTCGAGCACCGCGTCCCATTCACCCGGCGCCGCGTCGGGGAATCGCCGCCCCGACCCGCCCCACCCGCCGGCGTTGTTCACCAGCACACCGACAGGACCCGCCCGCGCCGCGGCCTCGACCAGCACGTCCGCGGCCGCCGGATCGCACACGTCGACCACGACCGGGGACGCGCGCCCGCCGGCCCGTTCGATCGCCGCCACCGCGTCGGCACACCGCTGGCCGTCGACGTCGGCCACCAGCACGGCGGCCCCGCGGCCGGCCAGCGCCAGCGCGATGACCCGGCCGACGCCGGACGCGCCGCCGGTGACGACCGCCACCCGATCTCGAATGTCCATGATCAACACGTTAGCCGCCACCACCGACACACTCCGGCCCAGCGCATTCGCGCTGATCAGCCGGCGGTGCGGTGTCGCTGGTAGTGGCGGCGCTGCCGCGAGCGGTTGCCGCAGTCGGCGGGATCGCACCAGCGGCGGCTGCGGTTGCGGGTGGAGTCGAGGAAGACCCAGCGGCACTCGTCGCACGCCGTCACGCGCCGCAGCAGCTCCGCCGACGTGAGCAGTGCCGCCGCATCCGACCCCAGCGCCACCGGCAACGACGGCGGCGGGGCGACCCAGCGCGCCACGGCAGCATCGGCGTCCCACTCCAGCCGCCGCCCGCCGCTCCTCCCGTCCGCCAGCGACCCGATCCGGGCGAGATCGGCGGCGGCCGGCGCGACACCGTCGGCGACCGCCAGGAACACCCGCGCGAGCAGTTCCCGCAGCTCACGAGCCTCACGAACCTCCCCCGACGATCCCGGTCCACCGACATCCAGGCCCGCGGCCGCGACCCACAGCCCCAGGTTCGACGGCGGCGCCAGCCAGTCGTGCTCGCGATCGGTGTCGCGATAGCTGACGAGGTTGGCGAAGTCGAGCGCGGCCGCACCGCCGATGAGCTTGTACGTCCCGCCGTACGCGCCCGGATCCAGCGCGACCGCCTCCGCCACCCGACCTCCAGAGCACAGGAACGAACCTAACGATCTATTAGGCATTGACACGTTAGCAGCCGTCGTGGTGGAGTGACGGCATGCCACGGGTGCGCCCGGAGCTCTACTTCGTCGGCTCGGCGGTCTTCCACTACCTCGGGCCGGCGTTCGCGGTGCTGCTGTTCGCCCGACTCGAGCCGCTGGGCGTCGCCTGGCTGCGCATCCTGTCGGCCGGGTTGATCTTCGCCGTCTGGCGCCGCCCCTGGCGCGCTTGGGCCGGCGCCACGACCACCGAACGACGCACCGTCGTCGTCTGGGGCGCCCTGCTCGCCCTCATGAACGCCTGCTTCTACCTGGCGATCGACCGCCTGGCGCTGGGCACCGTCGCCGCCATCGAGTTCGCCGGCCCCATCGCGCTCGCGGCGCTGGCCGCCCGCAGCGGCCGCAACGTCGCCGCGCTGCTCCTCGCCACTGCCGGCGTCGGCGCGCTGGCCGAGGTCAGCCTCACCGGGTCGCCGGCCGGGTTCGCCTTCGCGATCGCCAACATGGTCCTCTTCACCGGCTACATCGTGGTCGCGCATCGGGTGTCGCGGCAGGAGCGGCTGGCCGGCATCGACGGGCTCGCGATGGCGATGCTGATCGCGGCCGTGCTGGCGGCACCCATCGGCGTCGCCGACGCCGTGCCCGCCGCCACCGACCTCGCGCTCCTGGCGGCCGCCGTCGGGGTCGGTGTCACGTCGTCGGTGCTGCCCTACGTCTTCGACCAGCTCGCGATGCGCCGGCTCGCCCGCGGCACGTATGCGCTGATGGTCGCCCTGCTTCCGGCGACGGCGACCGTCATCGGCGTCGTCGTGCTCACGCAGATCCCCACCGCGACCGAGGTCCTGGGCGTCGCGCTCGTCATCACGGCCGTCGTCGTCCACCGCGAGCGACCCGCACCCGCCGCGCCGGAGCCCGAACCCCTCACCGCACGCGAGTAGGCCCCAGCGCCGCCCAGCTCGCCTCGTCGGCCCACACCGAGCGCGGGTCGACGTACGGGCGCAGCAGTCCGGCGAGCTCCGGGTCGAGCGCACCGGCCAGCGCGTCCTCGGCGATCCGCCGCGCGACCCCGGCCAGGAAGTCGGCGACCTGTACGCGCGGCTCGACGATCGAGTCCGCGAACCGCAACCCCGCCAGCCGCCCGTTCAGCGTGCCGAGCGCCGCGAGCCGTTCCGGCGTCAGGATCCGCTGCTCGTCGTGGAGCACGCGAACCGGGCGCCCGCCGTCGCTCCAGTGCTCGACCGTGTGCGCGAACGACGGGACCAGCGGGTCGAGCGACGGCACCGCACCCGGCAGCCGGTCCAGCTCGTCGCGCAACGACGCCGCCGCTCCCGCCCGTTGCGCAGATCGTCGACGACGGCGTCAGCCTCGGTCCCGGTGTGGGCAAGCGCGCCGACCGCCCGCGCGAACGCCGCCGCGGGGTCGTCCAGAGCCGGCCACCGGCCGCCCGCCCGCAGCAGCGCGTTGGACGCCGTCAGGAACGCCGTCCACGGCGCCGCCCCGAAGACCGCCGGCCCGGCCCGGTACAGCGTGGCCGCAGCTGCCGCCGTCCCGCCCGAGACCTCCGCAACCACCCGCGTGACCAGTAGGAATGGCTTGTCGACGAGATACACGCAGGCGCGTCCGGCGATCGGCCCGGCCGGGCCGAGGAACCAGGCCAGCGCCGCCCGGTGCTTGCGCCGCAGCAGGTGGTTGGCCTTGTACTCCATGGCGGGCGAGCGGATGCGGACCCGCAGCTCGGCCACGCACGCGGCCGCGGCGGCGCCGTCGATGAGCACGCTCCCGTACCCGAACACGTCGGTGTTGCCGCCGGTGAGCCGCTCGCCCTCGGACCCGGACTCGTCGCAGGCGATCTCGATCGCCGTCGCGAGCCCGGGATCGCCGTCCATGCGCACCGATCCTCCGCGCCTCGCCGTGCGAACGCAACGCCGTTTCCCGGTGAGGCAGGCATGAAAGCGCTGCGGTTCCCCGCTCCACCCGCCGCGATCTCGTGCAAGGTCCGGGCCATCGAGCTGGCCCAGGGGACATACCTCTGGCGCAGGTCGCGCAGATCGGCCAGGTGGCAGATGTTCCGGCCGGCGATCGGCGACACGATCGGTCCATCGGCGCCATCGGGGCGCCGGCGGAACCGAAGGACACCACGATCATGACCGAGACCACCACCCGCAAGGTCGTCGCCAACATGTCCCTGTCGCTCGACGGCCGCTACTACGGCGCCGGCGGCGAGTACGACATGGGCTGGGTCGCGCCGCACGCGGTCACCGAGTCGATGCGCGACCAGTCGGTCCGGATGACCACCACCGCGACGACGATC
This genomic window contains:
- the cofC gene encoding 2-phospho-L-lactate guanylyltransferase, producing the protein MSTPQHWTVVVPVKRPEHAKTRLADAVGEFRPRFARAFAADTVLAALACPLVDRVIVVTDDAEAADEARSLGADVVADAPDAGLNAALRHGAAEARSSAVDGAEVAVASLSADLAALRPAELSRVLEAAAEHPLSFVADAAGIGTTIYAAGPGAPFKPEFGGRSRAAHRLTGAVELELDGIPSVRRDVDTAVDLWDARRLGVGPRTTALLEELDVAL
- a CDS encoding HU family DNA-binding protein, which produces MGKKKLIDRIADGFDGNREVAQHALDSVVEGIQRSLAKGETVVVKGLGVFGRDKTEDKTKGKKKAKKRTIPTFSPADELNDVVAGVKKASTRVMESVSLVPAKAAAVAETATRSVSAAAKKAAGAVRGESESTTASAAAGGAGGAAKKAASTARKVPAKRPAAPKKAAGPARKTATTTAKKTASSATAAKKATGAAASSASSAAKKAAPAARKTAAAAGAARKTAASPARKTAATAAKKTTTARKTTPSSTTAAKKATSSATTAAKKTASSASSAAKKATPSASTAAKKATAPASTTAAKKTASSASSAAKKATAPASTAAKKATASASSAAKTTSSATTAAKKTTSTAARKTTTAAKKAAPSATAAKKTTATAAKTAAPAAGANATAAKKTTATPAKRAAATPVEPTTSAPGTTTPPSTQG
- the leuD gene encoding 3-isopropylmalate dehydratase small subunit translates to MEKFIRHTGVGVPLRRSNVDTDQIIPAVYLKRVTRTGFEDGLFAAWRGDETFVLNNPAFASGSVLVAGPDFGTGSSREHAVWALKDYGFKAVLSSRFADIFRGNSGKQGLLTGQLSQDDIELIWKALENAPGTEVTVDLEQRVVTCGDIVAPLQVDDYTRWRLMEGLDDIGLTMRHTDAIDDFEAARPSHKPRTLV
- the leuC gene encoding 3-isopropylmalate dehydratase large subunit encodes the protein MGQTLAEKVWDAHVVRRAEGEPDLLYIDLHLVHEVTSPQAFDGLRLAGRPVRRPDLTLATEDHNTPTLDIDKPIADLTSRTQIETLRRNCEEFGVRIHSLGDVEQGIVHVVGPQLGLTQPGLTVVCGDSHTSTHGAFGALAFGIGTSEVEHVLATQTLPLRPFKTMAINVEGSLKPGVTAKDIILAVIAKIGTGGGQGYVLEYRGEAIRALSMEARMTICNMSIEAGARAGMIAPDETTFAYIDGRPSAPQGKEWDAALEYWRTLYTDDDAEFDVEVSIDADALEPFVTWGTNPGQGLPLSASVPDPDSFADESEKAAARRALEYMALEAGTPLRDIAVDTVFIGSCTNGRIEDLRAAAAVVKGRKKADTVRVLVVPGSAKVRLQAEQEGLDQVFTEFGAEWRHAGCSMCLGMNPDQLAPGERSASTSNRNFEGRQGKGGRTHLVSPLVAAATSVRGTLSSPADLEPVG
- a CDS encoding IclR family transcriptional regulator, with protein sequence MDNSSGVGVLDKAALVLSALEAGPATLANLVASTGLARPTAHRLAVALEHHRLVSRDLHGRFVLGPRLGELATAAGEDRLLAAAGPVLARLREATQESTQLFRRQGDQRICVAAAERPSGLRDTIPVGATVTMLAGSAAQVLLAWEEPERMHRGLQGARFTATMLAAVRRRGWAQSVGEREPGVASVSAPIRSSSGRVVAAVSVSGPIERLTRQPGRVHAPAVLAAAEHLTGVLRSAEDG
- a CDS encoding Cmx/CmrA family chloramphenicol efflux MFS transporter, encoding MPAVVYLLALAVFAQGTSEFMLAGLVPQIAAGLSVSVPAAGSLTSAYAVGMVVGAPAMALLSRRWSPRAALLAFLTAFLLAHVVAATTGSYAVLVGTRIVAALANAGFLAVALSTTAAIAGPRATGRATSVLLGGVTVACIAGVPGGALLGQSWGWRAPFWAVALACVPALLAIVRAVPRATADHRSTEPTASARAELAVLRRPRLRLVLLLGALVNGATFGAFTYLAPVVTDVAGLGKGWVPPVLALFGLGAFAGVTAGGRLADRPGLRRTLGLLTTALLAGWVLLALLAHVAAVVVAGAGVQGTLSFAVGSALIARSLAAAGDRAPRLAGAYATAAMNMGAAAGPWLAGAAIAAGAGYRSPLWVSAALVAAAAVVTLSSLILEKARNRSDIPGGDSAVTPRSTRG